A single Osmerus mordax isolate fOsmMor3 chromosome 9, fOsmMor3.pri, whole genome shotgun sequence DNA region contains:
- the cmpk2 gene encoding UMP-CMP kinase 2, mitochondrial: MILSMLGHALGSLKVGNSIKSRRIMSRFGSWSSCVFSIELDKKSDPIYFSLQDSKRNELLQGFKNVFTDGKCYSLHVDSNDRIQKAKFYASLKDKLMNELPSDCQIHKVTSFQPHVRDSVIKGYFLKDFSKSSVATEGILKELLHGYPVVVCSYVSGGGGGQFSQHLWSRTECGNVEVTARYSVVPAEAPDYHPSTLNIINSDVFYSFEDAYSVLEECGDVVPGSRAVLELVDQRLQTGEKTHHPVIVIEGLDATGKTTLTQSLREALGASLLRSPPQCLAPWRGLFDQEPPLLRRAFYALGNYITAGQIGQEATHTPVIVDRYWHSTAAYAIATAVGGTVNNLPQGGSEVYRWPDDLLQPSLVILLTLDPHERRRRLQGRGQDKTQEEEELEADHLFRLKVEEAYHRIEGPSCVTVDASPSQDRVLQQVLLLIRDKCHL, from the exons ATGATTTTGTCTATGTTGGGCCATGCTTTGGGGTCACTCAAGGTTGGCAACAGCATAAAAAGTAGACGTATTATGTCTCGGTTTGGAAGTTGGTCGTCGTGTGTTTTCTCTATTGAATTAGACAAGAAGTCTGATCccatttatttttctctccaaGACAGCAAACGCAACGAGTTGTTACAGGGGTTCAAAAACGTATTTACTGATGGAAAATGCTACTCTCTTCATGTCGACAGCAATGACAGAATTCAGAAAGCAAAGTTTTACGCTAGCCTTAAAGACAAATTGATGAACGAATTGCCTTCAGACTGTCAGATTCACAAGGTGACGTCATTTCAGCCTCATGTCAGAGACTCTGTCATTAAAGGGTATTTCCTCAAAGACTTTTCAAAGTCTTCAGTGGCAACTGAAGGAATTTTGAAGGAACTTCTCCACGGTTATCCGGTGGTCGTGTGCTCCTATGTTtccggcggaggaggcggccagtTCTCGCAACACCTGTGGTCCCGCACAGAGTGCGGCAACGTGGAAGTCACTGCTAGATACAGTGTGGTTCCCGCAGAGGCGCCGGATTACCATCCCTCAACCCTCAACATAATCAACTCTGATGTGTTCTACAGTTTTGAGGATGCCTACAGTGTTCTAGAAGAG TGTGGTGACGTGGTTCCAGGGTCCAGGGCTGTTCTGGAGCTTGTGGACCAAAGACTGCAGACTGGAGAGAAAACACATCATCCTGTTATTGTCATTGAGGGATTAGACGCCACAG gtAAGACCACCCTGACCCAGTCTCTCAGAGAGGCTCTGGGGGCCAGTCTGTTGAGGTCCCCTCCCCAGTGCCTGGCCCCCTGGAGGGGCCTCTTCGACCAGGAGCCCCCACTCCTCCGCAGGGCTTTCTACGCCCTGGGTAACTACATCACCGCCGGACAGATAGGCCAGGAGgccacccacacacctgtcatCGTGGACAG GTACTGGCACAGCACGGCCGCCTATGCCATCGCCACGGCCGTGGGGGGCACGGTGAACAACCTGCCGCAGGGGGGTTCCGAGGTGTACCGCTGGCCTGACGACCTGCTCCAGCCCAGCCTGGTCATCCTGCTGACCCTCGACCCccacgagaggaggaggagactccAGGGAAGGGGGCAGGACAAgacccaggaagaggaggagctggaggctgaccacctgtttaggctgaa AGTTGAGGAGGCTTACCACAGGATTGAGGGCCCATCCTGTGTCACCGTGGATGCCAGTCCCTCTCAGGACCGAGTGCTCCAACAAGTGTTACTTTTAATTAGGGACAAATGCCACTTGTAA
- the rsad2 gene encoding S-adenosylmethionine-dependent nucleotide dehydratase RSAD2 — MKTEVMTMLLSTKVVFLKALLDLCINKLQCILATVLSRAHCFLGETHRHLRGAPEVTTFDAGDKKSSVAPTSVNYHFTRQCNYKCGFCFHTAKTSFVLPIEEAKKGLKLLKEAGLEKINFSGGEPFLHDRGDFLGKLVQYCKQDLQLPSVSIVSNGSLIKERWFQKYGEYLDILAISCDSFNEETNQLIGRAQGRKSHLDNLHKVRNWCCNYKVAFKINSVINTFNMDEDMSENITQLDPVRWKVFQCLLIDGENAGENSLREAERFVISNQHFQDFLDRHSSISCLVPESNQKMRDSYLILDEYMRFLDCTQGRKDPSKSILDVGVETAIQFSGFDEKMFLKRGGKYVWSKADMKLEW, encoded by the exons ATGAAGACTGAAGTTATGACAATGTTGCTGTCTACTAAAGTAGTGTTTCTGAAGGCGCTCTTGGATCTGTGCATTAATAAACTACAGTGCATATTAGCTACCGTCCTGTCCAGGGCACACTGCTTTCTTGGAGAGACACATCGGCATTTGAGAGGTGCACCTGAAGTTACCACCTTTGATGCGGGCGACAAGAAGTCTTCAGTGGCACCCACCAGTGTCAATTATCATTTTACACGGCAGTGTAACTATAAATGTGGCTTTTGTTTCCACACTGCGAAAACATCTTTTGTTCTTCCCATTGAGGAGGCAAAAAAGGGTCTGAAATTGCTGAAGGAAGCAG GGTTGGAAAAGATCAACTTTTCCGGCGGAGAGCCGTTTTTGCACGACAGGGGAGATTTTTTGGGAAAATTGGTTCAATACTGCAAACAGGACCTCCAGCTCCCCAGTGTCAGTATTGTCAGCAACGGAAGCCTGATAAAAGAGAGATGGTTCCAGAAGTATG GGGAGTACCTGGACATCCTGGCCATTTCCTGTGACAGCTTTAACGAGGAGACCAATCAGCTGATTGGCAGAGCCCAGGGCAGGAAGAGCCACCTGGATAACCTCCACAAGGTCCGTAACTGGTGCTGTAACTACAAAGTGGCATTCAAGATCAACTCTGTCATCAACACCTTCAACATGGATGAAGACATGAGCGAAAACATAACCCAGCTGGACCCTGTTCGCTGGAAG GTGTTTCAGTGCCTGCTGATTGACGGCGAGAACGCAGGGGAGAACAGTCTGAGGGAGGCCGAGAGGTTTGTCATCAGCAACCAGCACTTCCAGGACTTCTTGGACAGACACAGCAGTATTTCCTGTTTGGTTCCAGAGTCCAATCAGAAG ATGAGAGATTCCTACCTCATCCTGGATGAATAT ATGCGCTTCCTGGACTGCACCCAGGGGAGGAAAGACCCCTCCAAATCCATCCTGGATGTAGGGGTGGAGACGGCCATCCAGTTCAGCGGCTTTGATGAGAAGATGTTCCTCAAGAGAGGAGGCAAATATGTGTGGAGCAAAGCTGACATGAAGTTAGAGTGGTGA
- the rnf144aa gene encoding probable E3 ubiquitin-protein ligase RNF144A-A, which translates to MSVPVRMTTARYRPTWDLALDPLVSCKLCLGEFPLEQMTTIGQCQCVFCTLCLKQYVELLIKEGLETAISCPDSACPKRGHLQETEIECMVASEIMQKYKKLQFEREVLLDPCRTWCPSQSCQAVCQLKETEAPLPQLVTCAVCTLEFCSVCKASWHPDQACQENQHITTFLPGETSSLYKNEEDDAPIKRCPKCKVYIERDEGCAQMMCKNCKHAFCWYCLESLDDDFLLIHYDKGPCRNKLGHSRASVIWHRTQVVGIFAGFGLLLLVASPFLLLATPFVLCCKCKCSKGDDDPLPT; encoded by the exons ATGTCGGTGCCAGTCAGAATGACCACGGCTCGGTACCGGCCCACCTGGGACCTGGCGCTGGACCCGCTGGTCTCCTGCAAACTGTGCCTTGGAGAGTTCCCTCTGGAGCAGATGACCACCATCGGACAGTGCCAATGTGTCTTCTGCACTCTG TGCCTGAAGCAGTATGTGGAACTACTAATCAAAGAGGGCCTCGAAACTGCAATTAGCTGTCCTGACTCTGCCTGTCCAAAACGAGGACACTTACAGGAAACTGAG attGAGTGCATGGTGGCGTCAGAGATCATGCAGAAATATAAGAAGCTGCAATTTGAGAGGG AGGTGCTGTTGGACCCGTGCCGGACCTGGTGCCCATCCCAGTCATGCCAGGCCGTGTGCCAGCTGAAGGAGACGGAGGCTCCACTGCCCCAGCTGGTCACCTGTGCCGTCTGCACTCTGGAGTTCTGCTCTGTCTGCAAGGCCAGCTGGCACCCAGACCAGGCATGCCAGGAAAACCAGCACATCACCACCTTcctaccaggagagaccag CTCCCTCTATAAGAACGAGGAGGACGACGCGCCCATCAAGCGCTGTCCCAAGTGTAAGGTGTACATCGAGAGGGATGAGGGCTGCGCCCAGATGATGTGCAAGAACTGCAAACATGCCTTTTGCTGGTACTGTCTGGAGTCTCTGGAC gatgaCTTTCTCCTGATCCACTATGACAAAGGGCCTTGTCGTAACAAACTGGGCCATTCCAGGGCTTCTGTCATCTGGCACAGAACACAG GTGGTGGGGATCTTTGCAGGATTTGGCCTTCTCCTATTGGTGGCCtcgcccttcctcctcctggccACACCCTTCGTCCTGTGCTGCAAGTGCAAATGTAGCAAGGGTGACGacgaccccctccccacctag